The genomic DNA AATAAGCACAAAACTACTTGTACCGTCATATCTGATATTTGGTTGCGCTTACCTGTAACCAAGGAAGTTACCATTTCCAAACTGTAACTAAATGCATAGCATACATACATATTCTTATGCACATCACATTACCTTAAACTGATGCAAGACATGAAATGTATCAGACATTAACTATCATTTTAACGTAAAATCAGGTGTAATAGCATTTGCTCCgattactaattaattattaaaatcaCTAAATGATAAGCACTTCTAAACAGTGATTAATTAATTACAAGGAAAATAATTCTTTGGGGACTTTTATCGAACAGTTAACATGCATTAGTCAAAACTTGCTAATCTAAACATATATCGCCCAATTGTAAATTATAATGATTCGGATCAAAACAATAATGAAAGATCAATCAATCGCATGATAATAAAGATTATACAGAAGATTTAATATACGAAATATACCTGAGAGTAGCTAGTATGGATATGAAGTGTTCTGGAAAAATTTAACAGTCAACACTCAATAATTATATGTTTTTACTTGTTAGAATATGTGAATTATTAATTATATGGTCTCAAatttttatttaagtttgaaaaaTGGTGTCTGACATTTCACTTGCAAACATTTGGATggaataattaattttaatattttctgTTTTCCTTTGTGTATTAAGAATTTATATGGAACTCCCTCCGTTTCAATTTATCTGTAATGTTTGACTTTTTGCGGTCAAACTGACCCAATTTTTACTGAAAATTTCATATAGTATATAATcgaaaaaatttataaaaattatatcattagaaAGTACACATAATGTACTTTAATACGTATTTTTCggtttttcaaaataatgaaagaTTGATGTTTAATTTACAATCAAAGTTGAGTAAATTTGACCACAAAAAGTCAAACatgacagataaattgggacggaggggGTAGTAAAATATCATATACTTCTTGAATCTTACATGTGCCCACCAATTAAAACCTAAGTGTGTTTTCGGCCGCAGGTGTTGGCTCAATTGGTTAAAAAaggataattatcctcttggtcacatgttcgaatctcataggaggagaatttatgattaggTTTTCTGAGCCGTAGCATGTTATTTAAATGCGTTTTACCTTAGTTCACGTGATTTGCATGCTATTGCGTGAGCCCATGGATTTACCGGTGTGCACCCGAAGGCCGAAGTTAGCGGCTGCGGGTCCCCTGCGATTAAAAAAACACATACTGATACCCGATTTAATCGTTACAAAATACTCTACCGATCGATTTTACAAATCGATTAAtcaatatatatttttcttaaattAATATATCAAGcttaataaattaaatataattttaaatatatacgATTAATATTAATTATCCGATTAATCATTACAACGTGTCTCTACGGAACACCAGTTGTACCAAGTCACTTGTGACAAACTTTGAGACAATTTTGGTACCTAATAAGCAGCCTAGCACGGATCTTTGATGATACATCAATTATAAGGCTGCATCTTGTTTACATCTAAAACAATAGAACACGGAGCAAATTGAATTATTTTTGTATTTGCAGGCACTCAGTTTATAAACGATAATAACTTGATACATTGAAAAATGGTCTATAAATCCTTCAGCTTATCTATGAACACAACAACATCAAGAATTCAAGATTCTATTTGTCACACTCCACCAGGGGTATACCTGGACATTTGTTATTTAAATCAATCATTCTATTTAGTCGAGACGTCTCAATAAATATTCAACTTGAACTTCCTTTGTCAATGGCATTATCCAAATTCCGTAGAGATCAGCAACCAGGCTTGGCTTAATTTTGTATACCGGCTCAGCCTTATCCTCCGTAACCTCTTGAGCATAAGTTCTGGTTTTCATCTCTACTCTCCTAATGATCACTTCTTCGACTTCTGGGTACGTTAGCAAGTCCATTAGCTGGGCCCTGTCCTACATAACCAATCACCAAAATATGACTAAGAAACTGAAATTAAACGTAGAGGTATCTCCTTCGTCAAATATTAGCCTGAGATACTCAAGACCgttaaccaaaatttcatatgaACTTGGGAGGCAAATGCAGCTTGGACGGAAACATACTTGTTCTTTTATAGCAGTTTCATAGGCATCTGGTGAGGCTCGAAATTTTGCTTCTGCTACAAATTTGCCATAATGAATTCTCTTTGAGAGGGCCTGTAGATAAAGATTCCAGAAAATTTTATTCAACCAAATGTTTATGATATATTAGAGATTTGGTGAATAGAGGCTAACTAAAAACGGCCAGAGAAGCATTTATTCTTGATCATTTCTATGAAGTATCATGATTGAAGAATGTTTCGAGCAACATTGAGTTTCCCTAAAGGTAAATAttcaaaggactaggatgtgGCTCAAGTttattcattaattaaattaCAAGTTCATTATGGTTGATATACTAATGAGTTATTACATATCAAAGGCTAATAATGTCAATCTATACCCCAAGCACCATCAACTTAAATATAAAATGGAGATCAACAGAAATAAATTAGGGAGCACGGCGAAATGTGATCAAGTGGTATTCAAACAAAGAGGAAACAAAACTCTTAAACTGACCATCATTTCCACCTGTCCGGTATTTTTTTCTAATTAGCTCAGGCCTTGTACTACTTAGCTACACTAATTCCAAGTTCTACTTTAATTTTCCAAAACTGCCTTTACAACATTCCGATACAAATAAGTACTAAATTTTCACACTGCAGACAACCATAACATGGAATATGATTTGGAATGTCATTATCTTCAACAGTCACAATCTCAATAGTAAAAAAAATCGTTTACCCTGATTGAAGACGTGATCCTCCTAGAGGTGCTTATATTTCTTCACAGAATAGGAAAACAGTTTACATGGGCTGACAATTAATTCCTTTCAGAGGAGTTCATCTTTTGTTAAAGAGCAATCATAATTCAGTTTCCTTTGGTGCTCTTTAAAGTGGCAACCTTAATGGAGATGAAGGGTTTCACATCTAGATCAGAAAAAGACTAGAATAGGGGGCGGCAAATCCTTATTTTACTGTTTTTCTAAATAAGAACTTATGTAAGATTCCATATATCTCTGGGGGACTTGAATCGTTTTCTTCCTTCAAAAGGGGGGGGAGAGGGTACTATTGGGAACCTTCTTTGTTGACCGCGCCACAAGATTTAAGTACATGACAGTTTATTTACTCTCAGCCTAAACAACAAACGGATAGATACGAGAAAATATAGGTAATGATGGTACAAGAGGGGCTGATACTTATACAGTGAGATGTATGCCATAATGTCAATATTTAAACATAACTCGGAATACAAGAGAAGATGTAACacagaaaactatatatatagtGAAACAATTACCTGCAAGCAAATTGTGTCACAAACTGCAGTTGCTCCATAGTTTCCATCTTCACCTTCCTTCACTAATCTTGGAACAAGATTCCTAAAATACATATCCCATATTCTACTGTTGATATTAATTGATTCAGTGACAGGATGCAGAACCTACATACATATCAGAAGTATATGAAATAATGGTCGGAATGATGTGATACAGATTTTTCAATTTTCATCTGATTATGTTTGCATTAAACAGTTATTTATATAATAATGACATAGTAGAAGTTAATTCCACAAACATGGAATCCTCTCATGCTACTTAAGAAAATCAAAATTTTCCGGGCAAATAGTCAGTAGCTTCAATGGAAAAACGAAAAACCATATCACTCTTATAAATTTTAAATGCTACACATAAAATTGAAGACAGGCTAGACTGTTTATGTATTATGAGGTTCTATAATTCATGTCCCGAATTACCCAAAGAGTTGCTGCCAAAGATCATATTTTCCAGGAACGTGGCTGATCAAAAACACTTGTCACTTGAGAGGATTTTGTTGTCGAGTTAAAATAAATGTTGTTAAATGTTCATGCATATGAACTTTGTTAAATCAGTCATTTATACAAGGTAACAATATACATAAGATACAGACGACCAATACATCTAATTTTCCTAAAAGTATTGCTTAGCATACAAATATTAGAACAGAGTTTCCCGGGCGACGTAAACAAAAAATTGCAAGCTTTAGCCATGTGAAAATGCTCAGGTAACTTCAACATTAAGCAGAAATGTAAATGTAGTAGTATGATTCCTATTCACGCTGCTCTGATCTCTTACCTGCGGATACTGCAAAGGTGGCAATACGGGTTCGGGTAAATGCTCCGCAAAAAAAGGATGCTCATCAGGACTCTTATATCTTCCAGCCTATGTCAATATTTACCGAGAAGGATTCTTGTCAGATCAGTTTTCTGTTCTTCCTGTATAATTTTGACATTATCGCTTTTAAAAATTACCTGAGCATGTAGTGTTTCAGTTCCCCGGAGCATAAATTCAACCAAAGATCCTTGGCAACCGTCCTTCCAAAAGGCATTTGGATCATATGTGTCTGAATTGTAACAATACTGTGCTCTCTCTACAAGGCTAAATATAATGCTATCTTCTTGCCGTATCAACGAACTTCTAATCCCATCCAAAGTATAAGAGTCGCTTTCATcaatcctccttttagcatctgaTCTACAAAGAGAAAAAATAACTTCAAAATGGTTGCTGTGATTTTAAAACCAGCTAGACAGAGTATTATATTAAAACACATTCAAATACACACGACGAACAGAATACTATATGAAAAGACACAAAATAATATCCTCCAAATTAGTATGAAAATTCTCATTGCATGGACTGATTAGTCGATGAAAATGTGTATATTCTTAGTTTCATATTATAAGTGTGCCAACTTGTGTGCAAAACAACTGCAGTAGCAATTTAATGCATATTATAACTGTACAAACGAGCATAACTTTCCTAATGCAGTCTACTGGGCAATGTTTACAGGCTAATTCAATATTCAAGCAGTAGAAACACAAAACAATTTATAAAGGAGAAGAATTAAAACCATTGTCATGTTTGTTTCGTGGGATTATAATAGTGGAATTAGTATCCATGTATTATAATCCTTCACTATTATCCGTAACCATTATAATCCTTGTTATTATCCAATACTATGTTTGCTTAGAAAGGATTAAGTTTAGGATAGGATTATGTTCCTCTAAATTCGAATCTTATATCTGTTTTGAGGATAACATATCGATTGGATTGTTACCCTTCAAATTTTCCAACCCTATGTTGATTTCACATTGGGTTATAGCGAGAGAATAACAATCCAACCAACATAGGAATGGAAAACTAATACCTCCTCCAATCCATCCAAATATTAGAGAGGATTATAATCCTATCCCTTACTCCATGAAAACAAACATGGGATTACTATCTTAAAGGACTATTATCTTTAATCTAATTCAAAATAGGTTTTTACAAAACAAACATCGGAGTAAAaaaatttaaaggattataatcaTATCCCTACTTAATCCTATGAAACAAGCACGGGTCAGTGTATCTATGCTGCAATATAATTGATAATACAAATTACAAAGTCCGGTTTTAAAAATCGAAAGTATATACATGTAATTTTTTTGTTGTGTGTCACTTCCAATTTCTGTTGTCAACTCTTGCATATATCTATAGTTCCACACTAATCAAGTACTACTACTTACTATGTACATAAATGTTAGCCAAACACCTTTAAATAGATAGTTCTACTTATTGCATACAAGATTTCAAGTACCTATCTTGTTCAAAACTTAGATTCCATAATTAGAAACAGAGAAAAAACATGAACATCAATCAAAATGGCCTGACATTAAAATAGTTAAAAGAGTAGCTAATTTAACTTTGTAAAAGGATAATAATATGGTATATAAAAAAAAGGACCGATAAACGATTGTTGCACCATATCATACACATGGTGGCCATTTTTTTACGCGCACAATAATATTGTTATACAATCGTTTGTCCTAGACCATCTCTAGAACAACAAACATATACAAATACAAACACATATCATGAAGTACCCAATGGAAGCAGCAGACGCTTGAACAGGCTGAAATGAGAAGTTCTTGAAATGCCTCAAATTAATACATCGAAAGCTGCAATTCTGGAACACCTGGCCAGAAAAAGTTGAACTGGGTTTGGATAAAGTGGAATAATTTGTTGAAATAATGGCAGGAGAGGCAACTCTCAGCAGCTTTGCTTCCATTGTTATACAACAAAATTTTAGAAACGAACACAGAAAATGATAACAAAAATGGTTGTTTTAGTTTATGTGCAAGTGAAAAGCAAGAAATATATTAAAAGAACAAGAACTGGGGTTGGTTTGAGGGAGCACAAAAAAGAAACAAAATCGGAGACTTTGAGGGCTTGCTATAGTTTTTTAATGGGAAAGAAAATAAGGAAGCGATTAGAAGTTAAAGTTTTGAATCGAAAAAATATCAAATTTGCATTTATTAATACTTATTTTTACTCCTTTTAAAAATTCGAAAGCATAGATAAGTCCgtttgtaaaattttaaaataagtaatttataacttaaaataCTTATATAAGCGTTTGGAtaatttacttataagtcagactTCTTTTTACTtcaatgaactaaaataaataattttcaaatataattctcttaattcgtgaatttgaaatttaaataacatttacaaagatgaattttaaaataaaaattaataaaaaagtgaaaaatcaaaataaattgaCAAAAGTACGGGTTACTAACATTCAATTTATCAGCTTATACATTctaaattcaacttataaattCCAAATTAAACTTATAAATTGGGTTATGTGCTTGTAAGCCCCTGAGAGCAAGTCCAATAGTGTTTTAGTGGGgtccttataaatattataaaatattagctTTTAGTGATTTAAGACATGGTTTTGAAATTGAACTCCTGCAATGATCCTTATTTTCATTCcttattaatattatattaataaatttgaaaatatatgtggaagagagagagaaaagTAAAAAGAAGGAAGAGAGATGAATTTTTTATTGCTAAAAATGTTATAAGCGAGTACTAGAAGTTCCTTGAAGATAAAGAAGGAATGTCATGTCTTAGTGATTTAAGGAAGCACAAAGAAGGAATGTCATGTCTTAGTGATTTAAGGAAGCAGTAAGACAGTGTTGGAGcaccattttttataaaaatcattATAATTGAATTTAAGAGCTCATATAAGGGAGCTGTTGGACTTATCTAAACTGCGTATTTTATAGCAGCCAAATGGGCCCATCATATATTTGCTTTGAGGCAACTAAGGGTTGGTGGGTATGTTTTGGTAGTTGGTGTTGACATCACGAGTGGGTAGGTTTGTGATGTGAAATTTACGGTTCGATAATATAGTAATCTTGTGGTACGTCCCAGCATTTGTGCGCCTGGATATACATGTTCCGGTTAAATCGCATAATCCGCATAAATTAAATCGATATTAAATTGACAcaaattaaaacggaaatatggTTCGCGGTTACGGTTCAATTACTTGAAAAATGCGGGTTATGGGTTGATTTTGGTTTGACCTTAATCCATGCCGCTTCCGATAAATAGTATATTGTTTTACTTTAAAAATAATATTGAAGACTTTTTTATTTTgcattgaacatttattattttaACTAATTTATGAACATGTTATTAGACATTAGTTATTTGCAAATATGAGTGATACATTTTAATGTGAAAGAATacataattatattattaattatgtaaattGTAAGAAGAAAAGTTGCtttgaaaaaatatattattttatttccCGAGTTCACCAATAAGAAATGTCATAAATCGTAAAAATCCACTAAACCGAACCGGTAGTTTGGTTTTATTGGATTAAGAGTTTCGGGTTGATTTGAATTTTTTCAACATCGCAATTATGCGGTTTGGTTCCGATTTAACATATAAATCGAATCAAATCGGATCGCAATCACCCCTACCACCCTTGTGCAGATGTAACTAATGTGTCACACTACTTCGGATTATTCAATTTGGAATTCTATATATAATAGCCGAACAAAGATAtaatttcatgagattaaaaagtctaattgaaaagactaaattacccctATTTTTAATATAGTTTGCGGGAATCGAACTCTGgttatttcattcaactatacAACCTCTTACCACTACACCGTATTCTCACatgtgttttttatcatacacataatatataagtgtgctaaataaatattttatttaactttaaagatatttacttgaattatgcaaaaaaaaagatagttagttaaatatttgtactattaattttaaagaattgaattccagatataaaattgggcatagtacataaatggattattatcttatttattagtcattttttagtttgaaaatatatctcatatatttttaacatattttttattataaaaagtaattaaaatgtacatatataatttttttattaaaacagatataaaattaggcatagtacataaatggattattatcttatttattaatcattttttagtttgaaaatatatctcatatatttttaacatatttttttattataaaaagtaattaaaatgtacatatataattttttttaaaaatattgaaaatagaatcgcttatatataaataatttatattggtatacatatttagataaactcgaattataatgagtcaatgcattttagaacttgtcccattgttcaaaaaatactcgaaatttgactacatgacccggccgaaaaacatcgtcacattctacgtttagtaaattaaaattataaacttggcgagaatatcttaccaataatgtgaaattttttaatatcttgtgttaatataaattaatgtgtttgaggtatttataggatcaaatcaattgattatttatattaaaattactaacttcactcgtaacgtattattatttttgggatttgtcccgattttaaaaatacttgaaatttgaaatgagatctcacgagatttgttaaaattacaataatatactaaatcgatttatttttcatttttcactttaaaaaactagcttttaaaaatgaattcttttagataagtaatattcattgatcaagataatattgtacaaatattttgaattattttaatattttgaattattcaaataaaagttatatctatacgatattgtagcatttgaatcaatgcattttatattatttaagaaaaaaacatatattgttcagtaatttgaaggaattaaccagttcaactgatatttataaaactttatcgaactgaaaatttttaattttagaagaatagtataaaatgttatcaaattattatatgaagaaatattagagtcgtaatgaaagaaacttaaaaacagtttaaataacgatataattacaattttcTTTCGAAtgtttgaaaaaaaatcatgaatatcaataataagtcttaaaaatatataattcatttttatgttacaaccatgattgatacccggttgcgtaaaaatatatatggattgtttgtgagtgataatgtgaatatcatatataaataatagcaatttatttattacataattttaatttttgaataattataaatgcatgttagttaagtaatcaattatctcactagatgttaataatgattatacatgtacattaatcagatatttagcatataaataaattaaaaccatcataatttactaagagatataacatacaataatttacatgctaacacacgggtacataaatcatatatttagcatataaataattgaaacaaTCATAATttctaagaaatgtaacatagagtaattcacatgctaacatagacttatataacttaatcttattttgttaagagtagtgtaaaaaaactaacatttttccaaacatacatacattcaatttcaaaaactaacatttttcattaaaatcaacttttatattaacagttGCGTAAATTTTGTATTATGATTGTAAATAATCCTGAATTcagttattcattttttatctttttaaattgagtaagttaattgtaagttagtagagAACTCGgtaataatatagaccagtacatatagtttatttaaataaaattcaaattttttggttaactctgtattcaacatatatgttattttttaactttttatttataaacatactaacggcattctacagattaaatataatcgtttcgttttaaacgtacactgacgaccctatttatattcattcattaaatacaaattatacaacacacataagaatatatatatatatatattgcttaaTGAGTTATATTTGAAACGCTGTATAATTTGGTattgtcttttatgaaagtaaaACATATTGATAAACAATCgacttgtatttgatatacgttagacattatacaacatttacaaataataaaacaattaagaacattataattgcatgatgcataaaaaatttctagaaaatgaaatgtgttttttatcatacacataatatgtaagtgtgctgaatgaatattttatttaactttaaagatagttacttgaattccgTAAAAAAAAATAGTTACATGAATATTGCaacttgaatatttgtacagttaattttaaaaaattaaattctagatacaaaattagacatagtacataaatgaattgttatcttatttattaatctttttttagtttgaaattgtatctcatatattttaacatattttattatattaaaaagtaattaaaatactcgaaatttgactacatgacccaaccaaaaaatatcgtcacattctacgtttagtaaatttaaattacaagttcggcgagaatatcttaccaataatcAGTGTTGTAAAAATCGGGAATCGGGGAAGATCGGTCGAGCTACCGATTTATGATTAATGgaaaatcggggattaatcggaagGACTAATCGGGTAAAAATCTGAtgtattttaatattaaattatatttaatatattattatgattatattagttatttattaataaatatatatttattatatcataatttctataattattcgtatttaaattaatatagtattttaattttaataaataattatatataatgcAATAAAGAAAAATTCGTAAAAATAAATCGGATTTCAAAGATCGAATCGGCCGGATACTTT from Apium graveolens cultivar Ventura chromosome 5, ASM990537v1, whole genome shotgun sequence includes the following:
- the LOC141723299 gene encoding chorismate mutase 1, chloroplastic-like isoform X1 produces the protein MEAKLLRVASPAIISTNYSTLSKPSSTFSGQVFQNCSFRCINLRHFKNFSFQPVQASAASIGSDAKRRIDESDSYTLDGIRSSLIRQEDSIIFSLVERAQYCYNSDTYDPNAFWKDGCQGSLVEFMLRGTETLHAQAGRYKSPDEHPFFAEHLPEPVLPPLQYPQVLHPVTESININSRIWDMYFRNLVPRLVKEGEDGNYGATAVCDTICLQALSKRIHYGKFVAEAKFRASPDAYETAIKEQDRAQLMDLLTYPEVEEVIIRRVEMKTRTYAQEVTEDKAEPVYKIKPSLVADLYGIWIMPLTKEVQVEYLLRRLD
- the LOC141723299 gene encoding chorismate mutase 1, chloroplastic-like isoform X2 — translated: MEAKLLRVASPAIISTNYSTLSKPSSTFSGQVFQNCSFRCINLRHFKNFSFQPVQASAASIGSDAKRRIDESDSYTLDGIRSSLIRQEDSIIFSLVERAQYCYNSDTYDPNAFWKDGCQGSLVEFMLRGTETLHAQAGRYKSPDEHPFFAEHLPEPVLPPLQYPQVLHPVTESININSRIWDMYFRNLVPRLVKEGEDGNYGATAVCDTICLQALSKRIHYGKFVAEAKFRASPDAYETAIKEQGPANGLANVPRSRRSDH